The genomic DNA CCAACACGTTGTACTGCACCTGTAAAAAGTGCGGTCACAAGTGGAAGAGTGATCTTTAGGGCATACGGCCATGCCTGTTGAACTTAACCGGGACAGTATTGAAATAGATTGCCTGTGCCGTATCTGTCCTTCGTTTGTGGAGTGCGGTGAGCGCATCGGGTTCTGTGTGGCGGGTTCGGCCAGTGTTTGTATTGATATTGAGGCCGGTTGTCTGTGCCTGGGCTGTCCCGTCTGGGTGAAGCAGTGTTTCCGGCACGTTTATTATTGTGTCCGTGGCGCGGAGCCTGCCCAGTGAATATGGCAATGATCATTGATGTGCTAACTACATCACATAGATGTACGATAACAAACAAGGTGCAGATTGGAAATTTCTCCGGACCTCCGTGTAGGTTCAAACCGAAAGCTGGAGATTAAGCATTTTTAACAATGGAAAATAGCGAAATAAAAGTAATAAGCGTGCGTCAGGCAGTCTCTCAGTCCCAGGCCTTGCTGAGGGGCTGTATCCCCGCGGGGCGCTGTCTTTCCGAAGAACTAATCAAGGAGCGGCGGGAAGAAGCGAGCCGTGGCAGAAATCGTTGGTACCCTGGTGGGCCTGTCCAGCCATGAACGGTTCTATGGAAGACTGAATACTGCCTACCGTTTACTGTCTACTGAAAACTGATAGCTGACCGCTGATAGCTAAAATATTCTCCCGAAATGAGACATTTACCCATTGACTATAACTAACATACGTGCTAAAATACATGCTATGATAAACAATGAACAATGTGCCCCAGACAAGCCTGACTCTCCCGGCTCTCATCCACCTGATTCCGAAGCTTCGCCCCGCCGCGGCCCAGGTGCCCCGTTTGGAAATCAGAACGCCCGTAAGCGTGATTTCTACGCCCGGCATGCTGCCGGCAGCCGTCAACCAAGCCTGGAGGAGGCCATGCAAGTTCAGGGGCTTGAGCAGGAGATTGGGCTGTTACGCCACAAACTCCAGTTGATGGAAATACGCAGCCCTGACGACCTCATGTTGTTTTTCAAGGGGGTTAATATCCTGTCTAACGTGATGGCCCGTTGCCGGCATCTTCCAAAAAAGAAGGATGAAAATGAGATATTGCGGGGACTGCAAAGCCTGTTCAGCGGCATAATCATACCGGAAGAAGCGAAAAACGAGATTCTGGCAAAGGAGCTTGATTGAATTTGCTAAAAACAATAATTGAAAAGGCCTATCAATTACCTAAAAAGGCCGTTTTTAAACGTAAAATTCGGATTCGTTTCTGTAAAAAATACTTTTCTGTAACAAATCAAATCCCCTTCGGTGATTGCTTGATTATTTTGACATAAGCCCTTTTACCTTCTATTCTGGAATGAGAGAGGTGAATGGAAAAAATGACCAAATACCGTTGTCTGATCTGTAACTACATCTATGACCCGGCGCAGGGGGATCCCGGAGCCGGGGTTAAGCCGGGTACCGCTTTTGAAGACCTGCCCGGTGACTGGGTTTGTCCCATCTGCGGCGCGGGCAAAGACCAGTTCGTAAAAGCGGAATAAAAGTTTCCGGAGGTTTTCTATGCCGGTAGACCTGAACATTTTAATCGGCGGTGAGGCCGGGCAGGGGGTTGTGTCGGTCGGGGCGGTGCTGGGCCGGGTGATGCTGCGCGGCGGTTACGAAGTCTTTACCGACCAGGATTTTGAGTCCCGCATTCGCGGCGGCCATTCCTTTGCCCGGGTAAGAGTTGCCGACCGGCCAGTGCAGTCGCCGCGGGAAGATACCGATATGGTGCTGGCGCTGAACGCCGAAAGTGTATTACTGCACCAGGCGGAGCTGACCCCCGGCGGCGTTCTCATCTATGATGGGCACCAAACTGAAGTCAAACCGGCCGGCGAGCTGAATTGTCTGGATATCCCCATCGCCGACATCGCGGTTGCAGCCGCCGGCAGTCTGAAGATGGCCAACACCGTGGCTACAGCCGCGGCGCTGGGACTGCTGGAGTATGACTTTTCGCTGCTCTCCGAGGTGTTGGAGCATGAGTATGGCCGGCACGGTCAACAGGTGGTTGAGGCCAATATCAAGGCCGCCCGCGCTGGTTACGATTATGCGGCCGCCCACCGGCCGAAGGGTTACGCCTTCCCGCTGAAGGCCGGCAAGCCGTCCGGGAAGCTGTTGCTTACCGGTAATGAAGCCGTGGCGCTGGGTGCGCTGGCGGCCGGTTGCCGCTTCGTGGCTGGTTATCCCATGACGCCGTCCACGCCGATCCTGGAATACCTGGCGGATAAGGGTCGGGAGTTCGGGGTGCCGGTGATTCAGTCTGAGGATGAGATTGCCGCCATTAATATGGCGGTCGGGGCTGGTTACGCCGGGGCGCGGGCGATGACTGCGACGTCCGGCGGCGGCTTCAGCCTGATGACGGAGGGGCTGGCGCTGGCCGGCATGACCGAAACACCGGTGGTTATCGTTCTGGGGCAGCGGGCCGGTCCGGCCACCGGACTGCCGACGCGCACCGAACAGGCCGAACTGAATTATGCGATACATGCCGGTCACGGCGAATTCCCCCGCGCGGTGCTGGCCCCGGCTAACGCTGAAGAGGCTTTTTGGCTGACGGTCAAGGCCTTCAATCTGGCGGAGAAATATCAGACGCCGGTCATTGTCCTAACTGACCATCAGATGGCCGACTCCTATTATACTGTGGCCCCGTTTGACCTTGAAGCGGTAACAATAGAAAGGGGCGAATGGCTGTCTCAGACCGAGGCTGACCGCCAGGGCAGGGAACATAAGCGTTATGCTTACACCGAATCCGGCGTCTCCCCGCGGGCTTTACCCGGTATTCACCAGGCGCTGGTGGCGGCGGATTCCGATGAACACTCTGAAGCCGGTCATATCATTGAAGACGCCGCAACCCGGCGGCTGATGGTCGGCAAACGGCTGAAGAAACTGACCGGACTGGCCGCCGAGATTAACAAACCCGTCCTCAGCCGGCAGCCGCAGGCGGATTATACCTTCATCAGTTGGGGCTCGGGCTTCGGCCCGGTTGCCGAGGCGGTTGAAATCCTGAATGGTGCCGGCGGCAAGATAAGTCATCTGCATCTGGCGGAATTGTGGCCGTTCCCGGCCTCGGAAGTCGCTGCCATGCTGGACGGCGGCGGCAAACCGGTGGTCATTGAAAGCAATGCCACCGGCCAATTGGTGCGGCTGATTCAGGCGGAGACCGGCATCAATGCTGATATCCGCATCAACCGTTTTGACGGGCGGCCGCTGTCGGCTGCATATATTCTGAACCAATTTCAGCCGGAGGGTGCGTCATGAGCGATAAACTTAAAATTACCCTTGATGACTACACCCCGGCCTCGGACAACGCCTGGTGTCCGGGGTGCGGCAACTTCGGTATCCTGCGGGCGGTCAATCAGGCGCTGGTAGAACTGCAACTGGAGCCCTGGCAGGTGCTGATGGTTTCCGGCATTGGTCAGGCAGCCAAGCTGCCGCATTACACCCGGACCAATATTTTTAACGGACTGCACGGCCGGCCGCTGCCGGCGGCCATCGGTGCCAAAACCGTTAATGCCGGGCTGACGGTCATCGCCGAAAGCGGCGACGGCGACGCCTACGGCGAAGGCGGCAATCACTTCATTCATACCATGAACCGCAATCCGGACATCACTTACCTGGTACACAACAATCAGGTGTATGGGCTGACCAAGGGCCAGGCCTCACCGACCACTGACCTGGGCTTTACCACTAAAATGA from Dehalogenimonas sp. W includes the following:
- a CDS encoding 2-oxoacid:acceptor oxidoreductase subunit alpha, yielding MPVDLNILIGGEAGQGVVSVGAVLGRVMLRGGYEVFTDQDFESRIRGGHSFARVRVADRPVQSPREDTDMVLALNAESVLLHQAELTPGGVLIYDGHQTEVKPAGELNCLDIPIADIAVAAAGSLKMANTVATAAALGLLEYDFSLLSEVLEHEYGRHGQQVVEANIKAARAGYDYAAAHRPKGYAFPLKAGKPSGKLLLTGNEAVALGALAAGCRFVAGYPMTPSTPILEYLADKGREFGVPVIQSEDEIAAINMAVGAGYAGARAMTATSGGGFSLMTEGLALAGMTETPVVIVLGQRAGPATGLPTRTEQAELNYAIHAGHGEFPRAVLAPANAEEAFWLTVKAFNLAEKYQTPVIVLTDHQMADSYYTVAPFDLEAVTIERGEWLSQTEADRQGREHKRYAYTESGVSPRALPGIHQALVAADSDEHSEAGHIIEDAATRRLMVGKRLKKLTGLAAEINKPVLSRQPQADYTFISWGSGFGPVAEAVEILNGAGGKISHLHLAELWPFPASEVAAMLDGGGKPVVIESNATGQLVRLIQAETGINADIRINRFDGRPLSAAYILNQFQPEGAS
- a CDS encoding thiamine pyrophosphate-dependent enzyme produces the protein MSDKLKITLDDYTPASDNAWCPGCGNFGILRAVNQALVELQLEPWQVLMVSGIGQAAKLPHYTRTNIFNGLHGRPLPAAIGAKTVNAGLTVIAESGDGDAYGEGGNHFIHTMNRNPDITYLVHNNQVYGLTKGQASPTTDLGFTTKMNPDGAWTALHPLALAVAADCSFIARGFAGDLEQLAALIAAGVRHPGFALVEILQPCVSFNKKNTFQWYQERVYKLEDESGYDTADRTAAFGKALEWGDKIPTGVIYRHPRETFDEYLGTAGKEPLVLRRPDIRSVADLFEEFR
- a CDS encoding DUF2769 domain-containing protein, whose amino-acid sequence is MPVELNRDSIEIDCLCRICPSFVECGERIGFCVAGSASVCIDIEAGCLCLGCPVWVKQCFRHVYYCVRGAEPAQ
- the rd gene encoding rubredoxin — protein: MTKYRCLICNYIYDPAQGDPGAGVKPGTAFEDLPGDWVCPICGAGKDQFVKAE